A part of Acomys russatus chromosome 21, mAcoRus1.1, whole genome shotgun sequence genomic DNA contains:
- the Mrpl18 gene encoding 39S ribosomal protein L18, mitochondrial — MALQPRVWKCLSVFRNLECGFAALSTRSTPAVQPDVETKENEAVAPEFTNRNPRNLELLGVARKERGWATVWPNREFWHRLRVIKTQHHVEALVEHLGGQVVVSASTREWAIKKHLYNTRNVVACETIGRVLAQRCLEAGINFMVYQPTPWEASSDSMKHLQKAMTESGVMLREPRRIYE; from the exons ATGGCGCTTCAGCCACGGGTCTGGAAATGTCTGTCTGTTTTCAGGAACCTGG AGTGTGGGTTCGCAGCCCTCTCAACCAGGTCCACGCCGGCGGTGCAGCCTGACGTGGAGACTAAGGAGAACGAAGCGGTGGCCCCAGAGTTCACCAACCGCAACCCTCGGAATCTGGAGCTCTTAGGTGTAGCCAGGAAAGAACGGGGCTGGGCGACGGTATGGCCCAACCGTGAGTTCTGGCACAG GTTGCGTGTTATAAAGACTCAGCATCACGTGGAAGCGCTGGTGGAGCACCTTGGCGGCCAGGTTGTGGTTTCGGCATCCACTCGCGAATGGGCTATTAAGAAGCACCTTTATAATACCAGAAATGTGGTGGCTTGTGAGACTATAGGACGAGTGCTGGCACAGAGATGCTTAGAAGCCGGAATCAATTTCATGGTCTACCAACCAACCCCGTGGGAGGCATCCTCTGACTcg ATGAAACATCTACAAAAGGCCATGACAGAAAGTGGCGTGATGCTTCGGGAGCCCCGGAGAATCTATGAATGA